The window TGAGACGGTCGATTCCCTGGCGCGGGCCTACCGCGAGGTGTGGGACCGGCTGCAGACCCCGTGAAACGTACCGCGAAGGTAGCTCCGCCGGTGCGGGAACGGGGCCTCGCGGCATGTTTCGCGGACCTCAGACGTAGGCTTCCCCGCTGAGCAGGATGCGGGCGGTGCGGGGGAGGGCCACCCAGTCCAGCGTGTCCCCGTCCGCGGAGGCGGAGACCTCGACGTCGCCCTTGAAGTGCTGCAGGGTGAGCGTGTCGGGTCGCCCGTCGAGGACGTCGTCGATGACCGTTCCGCCGAGTGCCACAGCCCCGGCCAGGGCGAGGATGCCCGTGCCCGGCAGTGCGTGGTGGACGCGGCCGACGCTGGTCATCACCACGCGGAGATCCGCTCCCGGCGCGACCATGGCGACCCGGGGGATGACCTTCGAGGGCTGCAGACCCATGGCACGACCGGCGGCGACGCGGAGACGCTCCAGTCTCTCGAGCAGGGTGGCGTCGGAGTTGAGCCCGGCCATGCCGAGCGCAGGGTCGACGCCGACGTCGGCGGCGCGGACGATGACGATCGGATTGGCGACGTCGATGAGCGAGACCTCGAGTCCGTCCACCTCGCAGCGACGGCCGACGGGGAAGATCTCCCCGCACTTCTCCCCGCCGGGGGAGAGGAAGCGCATGTCCACGTGGTCGTCGAGAAGCACGAGCTCGAAGAGCGCCTCCGAGTTGCGGTTCCACACGCGCGCCCGGTCACCGGGGAACAGTCCGGTATGGCGGGCGTAGTGGAGGACGGCGGAGGAGATGTTGCCGCAGTTGCCGGTCCAGTCGACGCTGGCCTCGGTGGGGGAGACCTGCGCGAAGAGGGTCTCCAGGTCCGCGCGGTCAGAAGGGCCGACGAACATCACCTTGGAGTTGGAGCTCACGCCGCCGCCGAGGCCGTCGACCGCCTGCGGATCGGGGGAGCCGATGAGACGCAGGCAGAGTTCATCGCGTGCGGCCTGCGACTCCGGCAGCGCGGACATCGGCAGGAAGACGGCGCGGCTCGTGCCGCCACGGACAATGCTGACGGGGAGGGTGCGTGTGCTCATGGAGGTCAGCGTAGGCGCTGCACCGCGGGCGAGACACCGGCGGAACCCCTGGACCCCGTTCACCGGTTTGGCGTAGGTCCCTGACGCGTGCCGAAA of the Corynebacterium humireducens NBRC 106098 = DSM 45392 genome contains:
- a CDS encoding PrpF domain-containing protein; the protein is MSTRTLPVSIVRGGTSRAVFLPMSALPESQAARDELCLRLIGSPDPQAVDGLGGGVSSNSKVMFVGPSDRADLETLFAQVSPTEASVDWTGNCGNISSAVLHYARHTGLFPGDRARVWNRNSEALFELVLLDDHVDMRFLSPGGEKCGEIFPVGRRCEVDGLEVSLIDVANPIVIVRAADVGVDPALGMAGLNSDATLLERLERLRVAAGRAMGLQPSKVIPRVAMVAPGADLRVVMTSVGRVHHALPGTGILALAGAVALGGTVIDDVLDGRPDTLTLQHFKGDVEVSASADGDTLDWVALPRTARILLSGEAYV